In the Cytobacillus pseudoceanisediminis genome, one interval contains:
- a CDS encoding cytochrome (ubi)quinol oxidase subunit III yields MQTEEKFTLETWPTSPERATLEAKNKFLGFWFFLGGETVLFASLFATYLALKNKVPNGDHPLTNELFSMEIVFVATMLLLVSSLTSVCAMYHMKNFNFKKMQLWLGITVLLGVAFLGLEIYEFTEYFHKGHTFTSSAFGSAFYVLVGFHGAHVAFGLLWIVTLMVRNARRGLNLYNAPKFYIASLYWHFIDVVWVFIFTVVYLMGLVG; encoded by the coding sequence ATGCAAACTGAAGAGAAATTCACATTGGAAACATGGCCAACTTCGCCTGAAAGAGCTACGCTTGAAGCAAAAAATAAATTTTTAGGTTTCTGGTTTTTCTTAGGTGGAGAGACAGTTCTTTTTGCCTCCCTCTTTGCAACGTATCTTGCTTTAAAAAACAAGGTTCCAAATGGGGACCACCCTTTGACAAATGAGCTTTTCAGCATGGAAATAGTTTTTGTTGCGACTATGCTTTTACTAGTTAGCTCACTTACAAGTGTTTGTGCAATGTATCATATGAAAAATTTTAATTTTAAGAAAATGCAATTATGGCTTGGGATTACGGTTCTTTTAGGTGTTGCATTTTTAGGATTGGAAATTTACGAGTTTACAGAGTATTTTCATAAGGGACATACTTTTACAAGCAGTGCATTCGGCTCTGCATTTTATGTACTAGTTGGTTTCCACGGTGCACACGTTGCTTTTGGACTTCTATGGATTGTGACTCTCATGGTTAGAAATGCGAGACGTGGATTAAACCTATACAATGCTCCAAAATTTTATATAGCAAGCTTATACTGGCATTTTATTGATGTTGTATGGGTATTCATTTTTACAGTTGTATATTTAATGGGGCTGGTAGGATAA